Within the Candidatus Polarisedimenticolia bacterium genome, the region TGGGGGGGCCTAACGCGACAGCGTGAACTGCACCGTGATGGTCACCTGCACCACGACCGCGCGGCCGTGCAGGGTGCCGGGCCGATAACGCCATTTCGAGACCGCTTCCATCGCCGCCGGTCCGAAGCCGATGCGCGGCGGCACCTCGCGCAGCACCTGCACCGAGCCGACCGAGCCGTCGGCGTTGATCAACGCCTGCAGGATGACCTGGCCCTCGACTCCGGCGCGACGGGCCGCCTCGGGATAGCGCGGCAGGATGCGGGAGGATTCGTCGATCACCGGCTCGGTGACGTCGTTGATGCCCGGAAGGTGAATCTCGTCTCCAGGTTCGGCGGGATCGCCGGTGCCTCCGGGAATCCCCGGTCCGCCACCGATCGGTCCGTTCGGATCGCAATCGGGACCGACGCAGCGGCCTCCGGCGACTCCGTCGGCGGAGCCGTCATCCCGTCCATTGGGAGACCCGGCGCCGGCGCCTTCGGCCGAGGGGGAAGGCTCGGTTGGCACAGGCGCCGGGTCCACTGCGAGAACATCGGGCTGAGACAACTCTTCTTTATCGGGTTCCTTCTGCAGCGTCCGGCTGGTCTCCGGCTTGGGCGCGGCGCCCGATCCCTTCAGAGGAGCGGGAGCGCCGGCCGGCGGAAAGATCACCGGGGCGACCA harbors:
- a CDS encoding energy transducer TonB, which encodes DRGGSDHPRREAVMFDQISVHRVRGPASGEAFLALISVLFHTAGFAAILAASYLTLKPIPLPPLKPYLVAPVIFPPAGAPAPLKGSGAAPKPETSRTLQKEPDKEELSQPDVLAVDPAPVPTEPSPSAEGAGAGSPNGRDDGSADGVAGGRCVGPDCDPNGPIGGGPGIPGGTGDPAEPGDEIHLPGINDVTEPVIDESSRILPRYPEAARRAGVEGQVILQALINADGSVGSVQVLREVPPRIGFGPAAMEAVSKWRYRPGTLHGRAVVVQVTITVQFTLSR